A single region of the Streptomyces sp. NBC_01262 genome encodes:
- a CDS encoding glycosyltransferase family 4 protein yields MTAEARPLRIALLSYKGNPFCGGQGVYVRHLSRELARLGHSVEVIGAQPYPVLDDGVVLTELPSLDLYRQPDPFRTPRPGEYRDWIDALEVATMWTGGFPEPLTFSLRARRHLAARSGEFDVIHDNQTLGYGQLGFGAPVVTTIHHPITVDRQLELDAAQGWRRRASVRRWYGFTRMQKRVARRLPSVLTVSGTSRQEIIDHLDVAGDRIHVVHIGADTDLFSPDPAVAEVPGRIVTTSSADVPLKGLIHLIEALAKLRTEQPDAHLVVVGKRADDGPVAAAIERYGLAGAVDFVKGISDAELVGLVRSAQVACVPSLYEGFSLPAAEAMATATPLVATTGGAIPEVAGPDGETCLAVPPGDAGALAGALGRLLADSALRRRLGLAGRERVLARFTWRQAAIGTAEHYRAAIAAQGGHPAAAVRTAAPIAG; encoded by the coding sequence GTGACCGCAGAGGCCAGGCCGCTCCGGATCGCGCTGCTCAGCTACAAGGGCAACCCCTTCTGCGGGGGCCAGGGTGTCTACGTACGCCACCTGTCCCGCGAGCTCGCCCGGCTGGGCCACAGTGTCGAGGTCATCGGGGCGCAGCCCTACCCCGTACTGGATGACGGTGTCGTGCTCACCGAGTTGCCCAGCCTCGACCTCTACCGGCAGCCGGACCCCTTCCGTACCCCGAGGCCCGGCGAGTACCGGGACTGGATCGACGCGCTGGAAGTGGCCACGATGTGGACCGGCGGCTTCCCGGAGCCGCTGACCTTCTCGCTGCGGGCGCGCCGCCATCTGGCCGCCCGCAGTGGCGAGTTCGACGTCATCCACGACAACCAGACGCTCGGGTACGGGCAGTTGGGCTTCGGCGCGCCGGTCGTCACGACGATCCACCACCCCATCACCGTCGACCGGCAGCTGGAGCTGGACGCCGCGCAGGGCTGGCGGCGCCGGGCGTCGGTCCGCCGCTGGTACGGCTTCACGCGGATGCAGAAGCGGGTCGCCCGCCGGCTGCCGTCCGTGCTCACCGTCTCCGGGACCTCGCGGCAGGAGATCATCGACCACCTGGACGTGGCCGGGGACCGGATCCACGTCGTGCACATCGGCGCGGACACCGACCTGTTCTCGCCCGACCCGGCCGTGGCCGAGGTGCCGGGCCGGATCGTCACCACCTCCAGCGCGGATGTGCCGCTCAAGGGCCTGATCCACCTCATAGAGGCGCTGGCCAAGCTCCGCACCGAGCAGCCCGACGCCCACCTCGTGGTCGTCGGCAAGCGCGCCGACGACGGGCCGGTGGCCGCCGCGATAGAGCGGTACGGGCTCGCGGGCGCCGTCGACTTCGTCAAGGGCATCAGCGACGCCGAGCTCGTCGGCCTCGTCCGCTCCGCCCAGGTCGCCTGCGTGCCGAGCCTGTACGAGGGCTTCTCGCTGCCCGCCGCCGAGGCGATGGCCACCGCCACCCCGCTGGTCGCCACCACCGGCGGCGCGATCCCCGAGGTCGCCGGACCGGACGGCGAGACCTGCCTCGCCGTGCCCCCGGGTGACGCGGGAGCCCTCGCGGGCGCGCTGGGCCGGCTGCTGGCCGACAGCGCGCTGCGCCGCCGCCTCGGCCTGGCCGGGCGCGAGCGCGTACTGGCCCGCTTCACCTGGCGGCAGGCCGCCATCGGCACCGCCGAGCACTACCGGGCCGCGATCGCCGCCCAGGGCGGCCACCCCGCCGCCGCTGTACGTACCGCCGCCCCCATCGCCGGATAA
- a CDS encoding class I SAM-dependent methyltransferase yields MLTVDFSRFPLAPGDRVLDLGCGAGRHAFECYRRGADVVALDQNGEEIREVAKWFAAMKEAGEAPATASAVAMEGNALQLPFPDDSFDRVIISEVMEHIHDDKGVLAEMVRVLKPGGLIAITVPRYGPEKICWALSDAYHEVEGGHIRIYRADELLGRIREAGLNPYGTHHAHGLHSPYWWIKCAVGVDNDQALPVKLYHKLLVWDIMKKPLATRLAESALNPLIGKSFVAYATKPHAPKPAGASA; encoded by the coding sequence GTGCTGACCGTCGACTTCTCCCGTTTCCCGCTCGCCCCGGGCGACCGGGTCCTGGACCTGGGCTGCGGCGCCGGCCGCCACGCCTTCGAGTGCTACCGGCGCGGTGCCGATGTCGTCGCCCTCGACCAGAACGGCGAGGAGATCCGCGAGGTCGCCAAGTGGTTCGCGGCGATGAAGGAGGCCGGCGAGGCCCCGGCCACCGCCTCGGCCGTCGCGATGGAGGGCAACGCGCTCCAACTGCCCTTCCCCGACGACAGCTTCGACCGCGTGATCATCTCCGAGGTCATGGAGCACATCCACGACGACAAGGGCGTGCTGGCGGAGATGGTCCGGGTCCTCAAGCCCGGCGGGCTCATCGCCATAACCGTGCCGCGCTACGGCCCCGAGAAGATCTGCTGGGCGCTGTCCGACGCGTACCACGAGGTCGAGGGCGGCCACATCCGCATCTACCGCGCCGACGAACTGCTCGGCCGGATCCGCGAGGCGGGCCTCAACCCGTACGGCACGCACCACGCGCACGGGCTGCACTCCCCGTACTGGTGGATCAAGTGCGCGGTCGGCGTCGACAACGACCAGGCACTGCCGGTGAAGCTCTACCACAAGCTCCTGGTCTGGGACATCATGAAGAAACCGCTGGCCACCCGTCTGGCCGAGAGCGCGCTCAACCCGCTCATCGGCAAGAGCTTCGTCGCGTACGCCACCAAGCCGCACGCGCCGAAGCCGGCCGGGGCGAGCGCGTGA